In Sphingomonas sp. PAMC26645, one DNA window encodes the following:
- a CDS encoding MFS transporter, with protein sequence MTKPTKTVAQLGARARALLFALVVTAGILNLVDRQIISVLKPIIATDLGWSDDDYGTLAAWFQGGAAFAFLFTGWIVDKLGVKWANPIGVAAWSIAAMAHGWARSMTEFVMIRVSLGATEAMGTPTGIKTIASVLPKNWRSSGFGATNAANSIGAILAPLAIPGVALLVGWRGTFVAAGVLGLVWAAVWLVATRRVTFSPPRPVKTDTAPLTEYGPILRNRQTWAIAVAKILSDATWWLLLFWLPDFFHRQYGLTGVALGVPLAIAYGGAAVGSLLGGGVSTRLLSLGYSINAVRKGILLVAALCVLPIPLVLYAGNYAVTIGLMALTLAAHQAFSTNLFALIADVVPQDKLGRVTAFGSFSGNVGGMVIAKVAGLVLTAGLGYLPLFLFASVSYLLAVGWIQLLLPTLRPIEAR encoded by the coding sequence ATGACCAAGCCTACCAAGACCGTCGCGCAACTCGGCGCCCGCGCCCGCGCGCTGCTGTTCGCGCTCGTCGTCACCGCGGGCATCCTCAACCTCGTCGACCGCCAGATCATCTCCGTGCTGAAGCCGATCATCGCCACCGACCTTGGTTGGAGCGACGATGATTACGGGACCCTCGCCGCGTGGTTCCAGGGCGGCGCGGCGTTTGCATTCCTGTTCACCGGGTGGATCGTCGACAAGCTCGGCGTCAAATGGGCGAACCCGATCGGCGTCGCGGCGTGGAGCATCGCGGCGATGGCGCATGGCTGGGCGCGGTCGATGACCGAATTCGTGATGATTCGCGTCAGCCTCGGCGCAACCGAGGCGATGGGAACGCCGACGGGGATCAAGACGATCGCGTCGGTGCTGCCCAAGAACTGGCGATCGAGCGGGTTCGGCGCGACCAACGCCGCCAACAGCATCGGCGCGATCCTGGCGCCGCTAGCGATCCCGGGTGTTGCGCTGCTGGTCGGGTGGCGCGGGACGTTCGTCGCTGCGGGCGTTCTAGGGCTCGTCTGGGCTGCAGTATGGCTGGTCGCGACACGGCGCGTGACTTTCTCCCCGCCCCGTCCGGTCAAGACGGATACCGCTCCCCTCACCGAGTACGGCCCGATCCTGCGCAACCGCCAGACCTGGGCGATCGCGGTTGCCAAGATCCTGTCGGATGCGACGTGGTGGCTGCTGCTGTTCTGGTTGCCTGACTTCTTCCACCGGCAATACGGGCTGACCGGCGTTGCGCTCGGTGTGCCGCTCGCCATTGCTTATGGTGGCGCGGCGGTCGGGTCGTTGCTCGGCGGCGGCGTCTCGACGCGGTTGCTGAGTCTTGGCTACAGCATCAACGCGGTGCGCAAAGGCATCTTGCTGGTCGCCGCGCTTTGCGTGCTGCCGATCCCGCTGGTGCTCTACGCGGGCAATTACGCGGTCACGATCGGGCTCATGGCACTGACGCTCGCGGCACATCAGGCATTTTCGACCAATCTCTTCGCGCTGATCGCCGACGTCGTGCCACAGGACAAGCTCGGTCGCGTGACCGCGTTCGGGTCGTTCAGCGGCAATGTCGGGGGGATGGTGATCGCCAAGGTCGCGGGGCTCGTGCTCACCGCAGGCCTTGGATATCTTCCGTTATTCCTGTTCGCGAGCGTGTCGTACCTGCTCGCGGTCGGATGGATCCAGCTGCTGCTGCCGACGCTGCGACCGATCGAGGCGCGCTAA
- a CDS encoding TonB-dependent receptor — protein sequence MIDPRIQRRHVALFAGTALVALATPAAAQDIPATTPVTAPTTTPAPAAQSDEVIVTARYRNETLQSVPIAITAVSGQSLAERQLNTVENIAATIPSVGFRSGASNKDRTIFIRGVGTITTSPGVEPSVSTVLDGVVLTRPGQSTLDLGEVERIEVLRGPQGTLFGKNASAGVVNIVTRNPTDEFRAFGEAGITSDEEYRIKAGISGALVPGKVQALIGGLYDDYQGNVRNVARNQDVNGYRRYGARGKLVVTTSDALKFTIIGDYLNSHDTTPTSVYAATSRTAYPTGVVTNSPDLAAALGASGIVAGPSNRRTNNNSITDVKDENYGGSFTGELALGDYHVTLITGWRQWLNNQRQDYDSVAALSTAFPSGQDAGSVNTKQFSEELRLTSPKGGLIDYVVGAYYLHATTDERYQRTLTSLAAGGAQSTTTGVANYGITNDNYALFGEANVNFTPKFRGIAGYRSTWDSLDFYHVRTSTADPLNTGAAALDRPGVRAYHNATGGIDKRGDSYRLGLQYDLGEHAQTYFTYSHGYKGPAYNVYFNMRSLNATTPLDEVPLSPETSNSYEVGLKGSTANRALSYSLAAFTTNFDGYQASFNDVVAGAQVSRLINAGSVRSRGVEADVTLRPTKGLTLDISAAYTDATVRNFLCPTGAPTSCNINGQPLPYAPKIKLYENAAYKFGLTDTLALELQTDVTFSSKVQYSLAETPSTVQPSYAIWNASVAVLSDTSGWQLRAYVKNLTNTSYSSFLTAGTFAGTVRFVPRDDKRYAGLLLRKDF from the coding sequence ATGATCGACCCACGCATCCAGCGGCGCCATGTCGCGTTGTTCGCTGGCACCGCACTCGTCGCGCTCGCCACTCCGGCTGCTGCGCAGGATATTCCCGCGACGACACCGGTGACTGCGCCGACCACCACGCCTGCCCCGGCGGCGCAGAGCGACGAAGTGATCGTTACCGCGCGCTACCGCAACGAGACGCTCCAATCGGTGCCGATCGCGATCACCGCGGTCAGCGGTCAGTCGCTCGCCGAGCGCCAGTTGAACACGGTCGAGAACATCGCCGCGACGATTCCGTCGGTCGGCTTCCGCAGCGGCGCGTCGAACAAGGATCGCACGATCTTCATCCGCGGCGTCGGCACGATCACGACCTCGCCGGGCGTCGAGCCATCGGTGTCGACCGTGCTCGATGGCGTCGTCCTCACCCGCCCCGGCCAATCGACGCTCGACCTCGGCGAAGTCGAGCGGATCGAGGTGTTGCGCGGACCGCAGGGCACGTTGTTCGGCAAGAACGCCTCGGCGGGCGTGGTCAACATCGTCACCCGCAACCCGACCGACGAATTCCGCGCGTTCGGCGAGGCCGGCATCACCTCCGACGAGGAATACCGGATCAAGGCCGGCATCTCTGGCGCGCTCGTCCCCGGCAAGGTGCAAGCCCTGATCGGCGGGCTGTACGACGACTATCAGGGCAACGTCCGCAACGTCGCACGCAACCAGGACGTCAACGGCTACCGGCGTTATGGCGCGCGCGGCAAGCTGGTCGTGACGACGTCCGACGCCCTGAAGTTCACGATCATCGGCGATTACCTCAACTCACACGATACCACCCCGACCAGCGTCTACGCCGCCACCAGCCGTACGGCGTATCCCACCGGTGTTGTCACCAATTCACCCGATCTCGCCGCCGCGCTGGGTGCAAGCGGGATCGTCGCCGGACCGAGCAATCGCCGGACCAACAACAATTCGATCACCGACGTGAAGGACGAGAATTACGGCGGGTCGTTCACCGGCGAACTCGCGCTCGGCGATTACCACGTCACCTTGATCACCGGCTGGCGGCAATGGCTCAATAACCAGCGCCAGGATTACGACAGCGTCGCCGCGCTCTCGACCGCGTTCCCGTCGGGACAGGACGCAGGCAGCGTCAACACCAAGCAATTCTCCGAGGAACTGCGGCTGACGTCGCCCAAGGGTGGCCTCATCGACTATGTCGTTGGCGCCTATTACCTCCACGCAACGACCGACGAGCGATACCAGCGCACGCTGACTTCGCTCGCGGCGGGTGGCGCGCAGAGCACGACGACGGGCGTCGCCAACTACGGCATCACCAACGACAATTACGCGCTGTTCGGTGAGGCGAACGTCAATTTCACGCCGAAATTCCGCGGTATCGCCGGCTATCGCTCGACCTGGGACAGTCTCGATTTCTACCACGTCCGCACGTCGACCGCGGATCCGCTCAACACCGGCGCGGCGGCGCTCGATCGGCCCGGCGTCCGCGCGTATCACAACGCGACCGGCGGGATCGACAAGCGCGGCGACAGCTATCGCCTCGGGCTCCAGTACGATCTCGGCGAGCATGCGCAGACCTATTTCACCTATTCGCACGGCTATAAGGGCCCGGCGTACAACGTGTATTTCAACATGCGATCGCTGAACGCGACGACGCCGCTCGACGAAGTGCCGCTGAGCCCGGAGACGTCCAACTCCTATGAGGTCGGGCTGAAGGGCAGCACCGCGAACCGTGCGCTGAGCTATAGCCTCGCCGCGTTCACGACCAATTTCGACGGGTATCAGGCGAGCTTTAACGACGTCGTCGCGGGCGCGCAGGTCAGCCGGCTGATCAACGCCGGATCGGTCCGCTCGCGCGGGGTCGAGGCGGACGTGACGCTGCGCCCGACCAAGGGCCTGACGCTCGACATCTCCGCCGCCTATACCGATGCGACGGTGCGCAACTTCCTCTGCCCGACCGGCGCGCCGACGAGCTGCAACATCAACGGCCAGCCGCTCCCCTATGCGCCGAAGATCAAGTTGTACGAGAATGCCGCGTACAAGTTCGGGCTGACCGACACGCTAGCGCTGGAGCTCCAGACCGATGTGACGTTCAGCAGCAAGGTGCAATATTCACTCGCCGAGACGCCGAGCACGGTCCAGCCATCCTATGCGATCTGGAACGCGAGCGTCGCGGTACTGAGCGATACGTCCGGGTGGCAGCTGCGTGCGTACGTCAAGAACCTGACGAACACGTCCTATTCGTCGTTCCTGACCGCCGGCACGTTCGCCGGCACCGTCCGGTTCGTGCCGCGCGACGACAAGCGCTATGCCGGGCTGCTGCTGCGCAAGGACTTCTGA